A section of the Myxococcus virescens genome encodes:
- a CDS encoding Uma2 family endonuclease, protein MIQELSAITVREERDTGMGHETKRPATYEDLVALPEHQVGQIIDGELIAQPRPASRHARATSRLGGELYGPFERGRGGPGGWYFLDEPELHFGADVLVPDLAGWRRDRMPEVPDTPFFTQPPDWVCEVLSPSTASLDRSRKKRIYAREGVGHVWLVDPQARTLEVFRLSGGQWLEQGTWSDDERVRAEPFEAVELELGVLWLPEAKAK, encoded by the coding sequence ATGATTCAGGAGCTGTCGGCCATCACGGTGAGAGAGGAACGGGACACGGGAATGGGCCACGAGACGAAGCGCCCGGCGACCTACGAGGACCTGGTGGCGCTGCCGGAACACCAGGTGGGGCAGATTATCGACGGGGAGCTCATCGCTCAGCCCAGACCGGCGAGCCGACATGCGCGGGCCACCTCCCGGCTGGGTGGAGAGCTGTACGGCCCTTTCGAGCGGGGACGCGGCGGGCCTGGAGGTTGGTATTTCCTGGATGAGCCGGAGCTGCACTTCGGCGCGGATGTCCTGGTGCCAGACCTGGCGGGCTGGCGCCGCGACCGGATGCCGGAAGTCCCGGATACGCCCTTCTTCACGCAGCCACCGGACTGGGTCTGCGAGGTGCTCTCTCCCTCCACGGCTTCCCTCGACCGCTCGCGCAAGAAGCGCATCTACGCGCGGGAGGGCGTCGGGCACGTCTGGCTCGTGGACCCTCAGGCGCGGACGCTGGAGGTGTTCCGGCTGAGCGGGGGACAGTGGCTCGAGCAGGGGACGTGGTCGGACGACGAGCGCGTCCGCGCCGAGCCCTTTGAAGCGGTGGAGCTGGAGCTCGGCGTGTTGTGGCTGCCGGAGGCGAAGGCGAAGTGA
- a CDS encoding GNAT family N-acetyltransferase, with product MTAGATFTFIQPGHPLYAGELELRFRVLREPLGYTRDDVAFPFEADSLHLVAHQEEGVFGCVLFNPEDAHGGRLFQMAVASHLQGQGLGARLVRTLEAELVRRGFTHVHLHAREPAVPFYERLGYAVFGAPYTEVGVPHRNMRKTLGA from the coding sequence GTGACGGCCGGCGCCACCTTCACCTTCATCCAGCCCGGGCATCCGCTCTACGCGGGCGAGCTGGAGCTGCGCTTCCGCGTGCTGCGCGAGCCGCTCGGCTACACGCGTGACGACGTCGCCTTTCCCTTCGAGGCGGACAGCCTGCACCTGGTGGCGCACCAGGAGGAGGGGGTGTTCGGCTGCGTCCTCTTCAACCCCGAGGATGCCCACGGCGGACGGCTGTTCCAGATGGCCGTGGCCTCCCACCTCCAGGGGCAGGGGCTGGGTGCCCGGCTGGTGCGTACGCTGGAAGCGGAGCTGGTGCGGCGCGGCTTCACCCATGTCCACCTGCACGCGCGCGAACCGGCGGTCCCGTTCTATGAGCGGCTGGGTTACGCCGTCTTCGGCGCCCCCTACACCGAGGTGGGCGTCCCCCACCGGAACATGCGCAAGACACTCGGGGCCTAG
- a CDS encoding TonB-dependent receptor domain-containing protein has product MRSSRSFAFVLSVFLLSAPVLADNNADEADIAFELGNDAYSKGQYAEALRSYFTSYRLVPNRNVLFNIARCFEALGKFNEAYRYYNDLLAEDLPKEDAAEVSRSVDRLRPKVALVRVTSNPKGADVYVDRMDLGSRGRSPQTLALTPGRHKIMVKKEGYRAAEATLTLVRGRETDQTFDLTLITGGVEITGTPEGAEIRDAPNGNLLARVPGRVRLPPGQRVLHVRAPGYAPSQYVVDVPADGNVPVAVALRPQDRPTGRLVVTANRDGATVRVDGKPAGFTPTVVTLPEGEHTLEVESREVRPLRQTVKVVAEEEVKVHAELRYAPPPVRAASKSLVAVDEAPASTTVLTQEELRAFGWRTVAEAVAGVRGFYLTDDRTYTYMGVRGFSPPGDLNTRILILWDGHSMNDVWAGQGFAARDLSVDIQEVERIEVVRGPGSALYGTGAFFAVINVVPRESLGSDKHLEVTGAVGALGTTRGHATASWEDGNRSVLVSAAALTSTGADTTRLGSSGPIITGLDAERAAGGSLRARVGDLSFQAQFNVRTKELPTAPYGTVPGTEGNIVEDLRAFAEARYERQFTERFSLSVRGAFDISRYEGTYVYPEEDGGARTEGGAADWLTGEARARIGLFEGNVFTLGVEGQAQLRVRQDAGDLPLETQARTLVSAYLLDEWKIHPRLSVSAGLRLDKYVDLDSTPITPRLAVIARPYERGLTKLVAGNAFRAPNVYELYYADGISQGAALNLRPETITTFELEHSHDLTDELRLTVAGYHNRISSLVQLTAEDAASGDCGTAACLRFMNTDGTTLAWGAEAGVHWQPGRWLLVDVSYSYVTLRNASEEVASAAPAHLVAGRMMLPIGAGDMRVATQAIYQSARPTGPGGADSGEALLVGFGLSGDYGPLRYFAGVHNLLDARYSLPVSDENSIAPVPQYGRTFTLQLTGTF; this is encoded by the coding sequence ATGCGTTCCTCCCGTTCTTTCGCGTTCGTCCTCTCGGTGTTCCTCCTGTCCGCGCCCGTGCTCGCGGACAACAACGCGGATGAAGCGGACATCGCGTTCGAGCTCGGCAACGATGCCTATTCCAAGGGGCAGTACGCCGAGGCGTTGCGCTCCTACTTCACCAGCTACCGCCTGGTGCCCAACCGGAACGTCCTCTTCAACATCGCCCGCTGCTTCGAGGCGCTGGGCAAGTTCAACGAGGCGTACCGCTACTACAACGACCTGCTCGCAGAGGACCTGCCCAAGGAGGACGCCGCCGAGGTCTCCCGCTCCGTGGACCGGCTCCGTCCCAAGGTCGCGCTGGTGCGCGTCACCTCCAACCCCAAGGGCGCCGATGTCTACGTGGACCGCATGGACCTGGGCAGCCGGGGCCGCTCTCCGCAGACGCTCGCGCTGACGCCCGGCCGTCACAAAATCATGGTGAAGAAGGAAGGCTACCGCGCCGCGGAGGCCACGCTCACCCTGGTCCGCGGCCGTGAGACGGACCAGACCTTCGACCTCACGCTCATCACCGGCGGCGTGGAAATCACTGGCACGCCGGAGGGCGCCGAGATTCGCGACGCCCCCAACGGCAACCTCCTGGCCCGCGTGCCCGGCCGCGTGCGGCTGCCTCCCGGCCAGCGCGTGCTGCACGTGCGCGCCCCCGGCTACGCGCCCAGCCAGTACGTGGTGGATGTCCCCGCTGACGGCAACGTGCCTGTCGCCGTGGCGCTGCGTCCCCAGGACCGGCCCACCGGGCGACTCGTCGTCACCGCCAACCGCGACGGCGCCACGGTGCGCGTGGATGGCAAGCCCGCCGGCTTCACGCCCACCGTCGTCACCCTCCCCGAAGGCGAGCACACGCTGGAGGTGGAGAGCCGCGAAGTGCGCCCGCTCCGCCAGACGGTGAAGGTGGTGGCCGAGGAAGAAGTGAAGGTCCACGCCGAGCTGCGCTACGCGCCGCCTCCGGTGCGCGCCGCATCCAAGAGCCTGGTCGCCGTCGACGAAGCGCCCGCCTCCACCACCGTGCTCACACAGGAGGAGCTGCGCGCCTTCGGCTGGCGCACCGTCGCCGAGGCCGTGGCCGGTGTGCGCGGCTTCTATCTCACCGACGACCGGACCTATACGTACATGGGCGTGCGCGGCTTCTCCCCGCCGGGCGACCTCAACACGCGCATCCTCATCCTCTGGGATGGCCACTCCATGAACGACGTCTGGGCCGGCCAGGGCTTCGCCGCCCGCGACCTCAGCGTGGACATCCAGGAAGTGGAGCGCATCGAGGTGGTGCGCGGCCCTGGCAGCGCCCTGTACGGCACGGGCGCCTTCTTCGCCGTCATCAACGTGGTCCCCCGTGAGTCGCTGGGTTCGGACAAGCACCTGGAAGTCACGGGCGCGGTGGGCGCGCTCGGCACCACCCGGGGACACGCCACCGCGTCGTGGGAGGACGGCAACCGGTCGGTGCTGGTGAGCGCCGCCGCCTTGACGTCCACGGGCGCGGACACCACCCGGCTGGGCTCCAGCGGTCCCATCATCACCGGGCTGGACGCGGAGCGCGCCGCCGGTGGCTCCCTCCGGGCCCGCGTGGGCGACCTGTCCTTCCAGGCCCAGTTCAACGTGCGCACCAAGGAGTTGCCCACCGCGCCCTACGGCACCGTGCCCGGCACGGAGGGCAACATCGTGGAGGACCTGCGCGCCTTCGCGGAGGCCCGCTACGAGCGCCAGTTCACCGAGCGCTTCAGCCTGTCCGTGCGCGGCGCGTTCGACATCAGCCGCTACGAGGGCACCTACGTCTACCCGGAGGAGGACGGCGGCGCCCGGACCGAGGGCGGCGCGGCGGACTGGCTCACCGGCGAGGCCCGCGCGCGCATCGGCCTGTTCGAGGGCAACGTCTTCACGCTCGGCGTGGAAGGTCAGGCGCAGCTTCGCGTCCGGCAGGACGCCGGTGATCTGCCCTTGGAGACCCAGGCGCGCACGCTGGTGTCCGCGTACCTGCTCGACGAGTGGAAGATCCACCCGCGGCTGAGCGTGTCGGCCGGTCTGCGTCTGGACAAGTACGTGGACCTGGACAGCACGCCCATCACCCCGCGCCTGGCCGTCATCGCCCGGCCCTACGAGCGGGGCCTCACCAAGCTGGTGGCGGGTAACGCCTTCCGCGCGCCCAACGTCTACGAGCTCTACTACGCGGACGGCATCTCCCAGGGCGCGGCGCTGAACCTGCGGCCGGAGACCATCACCACCTTCGAGCTGGAGCACTCGCACGACCTGACGGACGAGCTGCGCCTCACCGTCGCCGGCTACCACAACCGCATCTCCAGCCTGGTGCAGCTCACCGCGGAGGACGCGGCTTCAGGCGACTGCGGCACCGCCGCCTGTCTGCGCTTCATGAACACCGACGGCACCACACTCGCCTGGGGCGCCGAGGCCGGCGTGCACTGGCAGCCGGGCCGCTGGCTGCTGGTGGACGTGAGCTACTCTTACGTGACGCTGCGCAACGCCTCGGAGGAAGTGGCCTCCGCGGCGCCCGCGCACCTGGTGGCGGGCCGGATGATGCTGCCCATTGGCGCCGGCGACATGCGCGTGGCCACCCAGGCCATCTACCAGAGCGCCCGGCCCACCGGCCCGGGCGGCGCGGACAGCGGCGAGGCCCTGCTGGTGGGCTTCGGCCTGTCGGGTGACTACGGCCCCCTGCGCTACTTCGCCGGCGTGCACAACCTGCTGGACGCCCGCTACTCGCTGCCGGTGTCGGACGAGAACTCCATCGCCCCCGTGCCCCAGTACGGCCGCACCTTCACGCTCCAGCTCACGGGGACTTTCTGA
- a CDS encoding AAA domain-containing protein, with protein sequence MSPEPRNRVLEKMLERLYAALASGPSLNSRPHNSRQRVDLATLSRLDGTAPHTLLAALLGEKAQARLVVKPPPPPPEARPRKGSAQARAARTQDDDATGTDADDLLDAAPKAAHALDENHVPSRDVASDAALPLDNPQEPSRHARPDNAPPPDEAPAPSRAEEEQQDLLRKLATIVEDARTFEQDTGAHVLHVGFPLLHLPPGAKDKRGFGTRRILAPIAFIPVRLTLKKGRVPSVELEGAEAGVDRVAPNTALLAWLEQQTGQRLGDLFADEAGEDPWRELNELVAAVCKAMELPAPTPFSPETLLAPIPRGDDSQPQAAILPSAVLGLYPLSNQSLVDDMRALLDGEPISGPLESFLRVDVSLGLPPGHGGGEPNLEGLKRTEEERLVTLADPCQARAVRLARSSRGLVIHGPPGTGKSQTIANAIGDHLARGERVLLVCDKRTALDVVKHRLDHLGLGHLCAVVHDAQRDQRDLYMGIREQLDTLPETRTDAAVAKELARIDTELQSLHDELTAADRALSERPDGGTAPSFHELVGQWFSVEAPAALTPAVSSLAHARLGDVTPHEREVREVLERGGKEGYPENPWREALGGELATYLATPLATYRERLSAVDSAARDADALVSPDVPVFGADPRAEGAARAAFAEKLAPLLESARPDVLARWGSATPDAVQAARTQLDGLAAQRQVLAEGPLDAELALVHREQPQALSVLATAMAALGSYLDIARKWYAFFYFARKAGARRVLQQFGLTLSILAAERVTRFFTGVKARALLTEYHRTTLVPGDTATLTDESLSQTLRTHAALFELLQELERTPLLASCRDAVRAALTADAEARAALLAGLRLSAARGDAVARLEARLTEAGLFSASWLDSRSRGLRSGERLASVTTALVSRLPTVEGLLRMRAVLTGMPPALESAVERLARQGAEAEAGWRAVLKATLAAEASARLKEAPALQHIDAERVRTTHSHYRMLEEKKRVLVRDALVHRWTQRQRERLLAGTGGRLNGQGAELRRRLMLRGERALRVRQVIATGQGIEGGDPLFDVRPVWMASPQTVAQIFPRRPIFDVVIFDESSQCRLEEALPVLTRAHRVVIAGDPKQLPPTRFFESAVVQNAEQEAESEQGLFEEQQSEVEDLLSAALNLDIDQCYLDVHYRSQNADLIAFSNDHFYDKRLQAIPAHPSHSVPHAPLRLLPVGGTYEKRTNLVEARAVGSLVKELLSRPQPPSIGIACFNLTQRDAINDVLDEMAASDASFAARLAEARVRRGSGSFEGLFVKNLENVQGDERDHLIISTTYGPDRHGRFYRRFGPLGSAGGGRRLNVLVTRAREQIHLVTSIPRESYQSAPPMEAGRQPNGGWLLFAYLRFAEALESAYAQDAQREPEDTVSEASRPAETAEVFVRPTDAGSAFAQALAGHLATQHRVSSEVHWGNDGFCVDVALRHPTRPGDVTVGVLCDGTRYPKAADRVEWDLFRTGVLEGQGWQLVRMWTPSFFRDPEGATTQVLQAAGDKLMREPSASPQAAMSARGVVH encoded by the coding sequence TTGTCGCCCGAGCCCCGCAACCGCGTCCTTGAGAAGATGCTTGAGCGGCTCTACGCCGCGCTCGCATCCGGCCCCAGCCTCAACAGCCGGCCGCACAACAGCCGCCAGCGCGTAGACCTCGCCACGCTGAGCCGGTTGGATGGCACCGCGCCCCACACCTTGCTGGCCGCCCTGCTCGGAGAGAAGGCCCAGGCCCGGCTCGTGGTGAAGCCGCCGCCTCCGCCTCCCGAGGCTCGCCCTCGCAAGGGCTCCGCCCAGGCCCGCGCCGCTCGCACCCAGGACGACGATGCCACGGGGACGGATGCCGACGACCTGCTGGACGCGGCGCCCAAGGCCGCGCACGCACTGGACGAAAACCACGTCCCTTCCCGCGACGTGGCTTCCGACGCCGCGCTTCCGCTGGACAACCCCCAAGAGCCTTCCCGCCACGCGCGTCCCGACAACGCGCCTCCGCCGGATGAGGCCCCCGCGCCTTCCCGCGCGGAGGAGGAGCAGCAGGACCTGCTCCGCAAGCTGGCCACCATCGTCGAGGACGCCCGTACCTTCGAGCAGGACACCGGCGCGCACGTCCTTCACGTGGGCTTTCCCCTGCTCCACCTGCCACCGGGCGCCAAGGACAAGCGTGGCTTCGGCACCCGGCGAATCCTGGCCCCCATCGCCTTCATCCCCGTGCGGCTCACGCTCAAGAAGGGCCGCGTGCCGTCGGTGGAGCTGGAAGGCGCCGAGGCCGGCGTGGACCGGGTGGCCCCCAACACCGCGCTGCTCGCCTGGCTGGAGCAGCAGACGGGCCAGCGGCTGGGCGACCTCTTCGCGGATGAAGCGGGCGAGGACCCGTGGCGCGAGCTGAACGAACTGGTGGCCGCCGTGTGCAAGGCCATGGAGCTGCCCGCGCCCACCCCCTTCTCGCCGGAAACCCTCCTGGCCCCCATTCCGCGTGGCGACGATTCCCAGCCCCAGGCCGCCATCCTCCCCAGCGCCGTGCTGGGTCTGTACCCCCTGTCCAACCAGAGCCTCGTGGACGACATGCGCGCGCTCCTGGACGGAGAACCCATCTCCGGCCCGCTGGAGAGCTTCCTCCGCGTGGATGTCTCTCTCGGCCTGCCCCCGGGACACGGCGGCGGCGAGCCCAACCTGGAGGGGCTCAAGCGCACGGAAGAGGAGCGGCTCGTCACACTCGCGGACCCGTGCCAGGCGCGCGCGGTGCGGCTGGCACGCAGCAGCCGGGGGCTCGTCATCCATGGGCCTCCGGGCACGGGCAAGTCGCAGACCATCGCCAATGCCATTGGCGACCACCTGGCGCGCGGGGAGCGCGTGTTGCTCGTCTGCGACAAGCGCACCGCGCTGGACGTGGTGAAGCACCGCCTGGACCATCTCGGCCTGGGACACCTGTGCGCCGTCGTCCACGACGCCCAGCGTGACCAGCGCGACCTCTACATGGGCATCCGCGAGCAGCTCGACACGTTGCCGGAGACACGGACCGACGCGGCCGTGGCCAAGGAACTGGCGCGCATCGACACGGAGCTCCAGTCCCTCCATGACGAGCTGACGGCCGCCGACCGAGCCCTCTCCGAGCGCCCCGACGGAGGCACCGCGCCCTCCTTCCACGAACTGGTGGGCCAGTGGTTCTCCGTGGAGGCCCCCGCCGCGCTCACGCCCGCCGTGTCGAGCCTCGCCCACGCACGGCTGGGCGACGTGACGCCGCACGAGCGCGAGGTGCGCGAGGTGCTGGAGCGCGGCGGCAAGGAAGGCTATCCGGAGAACCCGTGGCGCGAGGCCCTGGGCGGGGAGCTCGCCACGTACCTGGCGACGCCGCTGGCCACCTACCGCGAGCGCCTGAGCGCTGTCGACAGCGCGGCACGGGACGCGGATGCGCTCGTGTCACCAGACGTGCCTGTCTTCGGCGCGGACCCTCGGGCCGAGGGCGCGGCGCGCGCCGCCTTCGCGGAGAAGCTGGCACCACTGCTGGAGTCGGCCCGTCCGGACGTCCTCGCGCGCTGGGGCTCGGCGACGCCGGACGCGGTCCAGGCCGCGCGGACACAGCTCGACGGGCTGGCGGCACAGCGGCAGGTGCTCGCGGAAGGGCCGCTGGACGCGGAGCTGGCGCTGGTCCACCGCGAGCAGCCCCAGGCCTTGAGTGTGCTCGCCACCGCGATGGCCGCGCTGGGTTCGTACCTGGACATCGCTCGCAAGTGGTACGCGTTCTTCTACTTCGCGCGGAAGGCCGGGGCGCGCCGGGTGCTCCAGCAGTTCGGTCTGACGCTGAGCATCCTCGCCGCGGAGCGCGTCACGCGGTTCTTCACGGGTGTGAAGGCCCGCGCGCTGCTCACCGAGTACCACCGCACCACGCTCGTCCCGGGCGATACCGCGACGCTCACCGACGAGTCCTTGTCCCAGACGCTTCGCACCCACGCGGCGCTCTTCGAGTTGCTGCAGGAGTTGGAGCGCACGCCCTTGCTCGCGTCGTGCCGGGACGCGGTGCGGGCGGCCCTGACGGCGGACGCGGAGGCTCGCGCGGCGCTGCTGGCGGGCCTGCGGCTGTCCGCGGCCCGAGGCGACGCCGTCGCGCGGCTGGAGGCCCGGCTCACCGAAGCGGGGCTCTTCTCCGCGTCGTGGCTCGACTCGCGCTCGCGTGGGCTGCGCTCGGGCGAGCGTTTGGCATCCGTCACCACCGCCCTGGTGTCACGGCTCCCCACCGTGGAAGGTCTGTTACGCATGCGCGCGGTGCTGACGGGCATGCCTCCGGCGCTGGAGTCCGCCGTGGAGCGGCTGGCGCGCCAGGGCGCGGAGGCCGAGGCCGGCTGGCGCGCGGTGTTGAAGGCGACGCTGGCGGCGGAAGCCTCCGCGCGCCTGAAGGAGGCTCCGGCGCTCCAGCACATCGACGCCGAGCGCGTGCGCACCACCCATTCGCACTACCGTATGCTGGAGGAGAAGAAGCGGGTCCTCGTGCGCGACGCCCTGGTCCACCGCTGGACACAGCGCCAGCGCGAGCGGCTGCTCGCGGGCACGGGCGGCCGGCTCAACGGGCAGGGCGCGGAGCTCCGCCGACGGCTGATGCTGCGAGGAGAGCGCGCCCTGCGCGTGCGTCAGGTCATCGCCACCGGGCAAGGCATCGAAGGGGGCGACCCGCTCTTCGACGTCCGCCCCGTGTGGATGGCCAGCCCGCAGACCGTGGCGCAAATCTTCCCCCGCCGCCCCATCTTCGACGTCGTCATCTTCGACGAGTCCTCGCAGTGCCGGCTGGAGGAGGCCCTGCCCGTCCTCACCCGCGCCCACCGCGTGGTCATCGCCGGTGACCCGAAGCAGTTGCCACCCACGCGCTTCTTCGAATCCGCCGTGGTGCAGAACGCGGAGCAGGAGGCCGAAAGCGAGCAGGGCCTCTTCGAGGAGCAGCAATCCGAGGTGGAGGACCTGCTGTCGGCGGCGCTCAACCTCGACATCGACCAGTGCTACCTGGACGTGCACTACCGCTCCCAGAACGCGGACCTCATCGCCTTCAGCAACGACCACTTCTACGACAAGCGGCTCCAGGCCATTCCCGCGCACCCGTCCCACAGCGTGCCCCACGCGCCATTGCGGCTGCTCCCCGTGGGCGGCACCTATGAGAAGCGCACCAACCTGGTGGAGGCTCGCGCCGTGGGCTCGCTGGTGAAGGAGCTGCTCTCACGGCCGCAGCCGCCGTCCATTGGCATCGCGTGCTTCAACCTCACCCAGCGCGACGCCATCAACGACGTCCTCGATGAGATGGCCGCCAGCGATGCGTCCTTCGCGGCGCGGCTGGCCGAAGCGCGCGTGCGCCGGGGCTCGGGCTCATTCGAGGGGCTCTTCGTGAAGAATCTGGAGAACGTCCAGGGCGACGAGCGGGACCACCTCATCATCAGCACCACCTACGGCCCGGACCGGCACGGCCGCTTCTACCGGCGCTTCGGTCCGCTGGGCAGCGCGGGCGGAGGCCGGCGGCTCAACGTGCTGGTGACGCGAGCGCGGGAGCAGATTCACCTCGTCACCTCGATTCCGCGCGAGTCCTACCAGTCCGCGCCCCCCATGGAAGCGGGCCGGCAGCCCAACGGCGGCTGGCTCCTCTTCGCGTACCTGCGCTTCGCGGAGGCCTTGGAATCGGCCTACGCCCAGGACGCCCAGCGCGAGCCCGAGGACACCGTGTCCGAGGCGTCGCGGCCCGCCGAGACAGCGGAGGTGTTCGTGAGGCCCACGGACGCGGGCTCGGCCTTCGCGCAGGCCCTGGCAGGACATCTGGCCACGCAGCACCGCGTGTCCTCGGAGGTCCACTGGGGCAATGACGGCTTCTGCGTGGACGTCGCGCTCCGGCACCCCACCCGCCCAGGCGATGTCACCGTCGGCGTGCTGTGTGACGGCACGCGCTACCCCAAGGCCGCGGACCGCGTGGAGTGGGACCTCTTCCGCACCGGCGTGCTGGAAGGCCAGGGCTGGCAGCTCGTGCGGATGTGGACGCCCTCCTTCTTCCGCGACCCCGAGGGTGCCACCACCCAGGTCCTCCAGGCCGCGGGCGACAAGCTGATGCGCGAGCCTTCCGCCTCGCCTCAGGCGGCCATGTCCGCGCGGGGCGTGGTGCACTGA